The following coding sequences lie in one Cotesia glomerata isolate CgM1 linkage group LG5, MPM_Cglom_v2.3, whole genome shotgun sequence genomic window:
- the LOC123265343 gene encoding protein alan shepard isoform X1 translates to MSVRMENVAAPRKLNYKMMGTNGPRPTYAGANNGSAGNAGAGVGVGPTAGGHGLKSGAGGAPRGGNPVQYRASAGAWGATPSHAAAAAAYPPYTRYPTAAAQMPVGAQQLPPTANPYAATAYAQHASYGGQRVPTASSPANTSSSSSSATGSQSGTISTNLSNNAMQGQQPEQLSKTNLYIRGLNQNTTDKDLVNMCSQYGTITSTKAILDKNTNKCKGYGFVDFESPVAAEGAVKALVAKGIQAQMAKVGIWLHRRLASVRWLCMQIEVNCRKQQEQDPTNLYIANLPLNFKENDVEGLLAQHGQVISTRILRDTLGQSKGVGFARMESKEKCEQIIQMFNGKALQGAKDPLLVKFADGGNKKKPYKSSIWRETGDNITLNYDTSGVGQNGVPTAHMLPAATLAQYSRHYGQAVPGYTVPGTPWVTPYVLQTGPPHMQQVDMMPSADPSNPQYSMIPQLTTQMSTLHLGTGSYIAASPHPYPYSYPPSIIHTMPLGESEQTSNAASPDESYQQYQAQQPKYEYFEGYIS, encoded by the exons ATGTCCGTGAGAATGGAAAATGTCGCGGCGCCGAGAAAACTTAACTATAAGATGATG GGTACAAACGGACCTCGGCCAACATACGCAGGCGCGAACAACGGCAGCGCAGGGAATGCTGGAGCCGGTGTGGGCGTAGGACCAACTGCTGGAGGACacggactaaaaagtggtgcGGGAGGTGCTCCCCGCGGAGGTAATCCTGTGCAATACCGGGCAAGTGCCGGTGCTTGGGGTGCTACACCGTCCCACGCGGCTGCTGCCGCGGCGTATCCACCGTACACGAGGTACCCGACCGCGGCCGCGCAGATGCCGGTTGGAGCCCAACAACTACCGCCAACCGCGAATCCCTACGCTGCGACTGCTTACGCGCAACATGCTTCA tatggAGGACAAAGAGTGCCAACAGCATCTTCGCCAGCTAATACGAGTAGTAGCTCCAGCAGTGCAACTGGTAGTCAAAGTGGGACAATCAGTACAAACTTGAGTAATAACGCAATGCAAGGCCAACAACCGGAGCAGCTGTCTAAAACAAATTTGTACATCCGTGGTCTCAACCAAAACACAACTGACAAAGATCTTGTTAATATGTGTTCTCA ATACGGAACTATAACTTCTACAAAAGCGATCCTGgataaaaacacaaataaatgTAAAG GTTATGGCTTTGTAGACTTTGAATCACCGGTGGCGGCTGAGGGTGCTGTGAAAGCACTGGTCGCCAAGGGCATCCAAGCACAGATGGCGAAAGTGGGTATCTGGTTGCATCGTAGACTGGCCAGTGTACGTTGGTTGTGCATGCAA ATTGAAGTAAATTGTCGTAAA CAACAGGAGCAGGACCCTACTAATCTTTATATTGCAAATTTACCACTAAACTTCAAGGAGAATGATGTTGAAGGACTGCTTGCACAACACGGACAAGTCATATCTACACGGATATTACGCGATACCCTTGGACAGAGTAAAGGAGTCGGTTTCGCTcg GATggaatcaaaagaaaaatgcGAACAAATAATCCAAATGTTCAATGGTAAAGCTTTACAAGGAGCAAAGGATCCGCTTTTGGTAAAATTCGCTGATGGTGGTAATAAAAAGAAACCGTACAAAAGTTCAATATGGCGAGAAACAGGAGAt aaTATAACACTAAATTACGACACGAGTGGAGTAGGTCAGAACGGAGTACCAACGGCACACATGCTTCCAGCAGCTACTCTCGCTCAATACAGTCGCCATTATGGACAAGCAGTGCCTGGTTATACTGTTCCAGGAACACCTTGGGTTACTCCTTACGTTTTACAAACCGGACCTCCACATATGCAACAGGTTGAC atgatGCCTTCAGCGGATCCTAGCAATCCACAATACAGCATGATTCCTCAACTAACCACTCAAATGTCAACACTACATCTTGGAACTGGCTCT tacATCGCAGCAAGCCCGCACCCGTATCCTTATTCTTACCCTCCCAGCATTATTCACACCATGCCTTTGGGTGAATCCGAGCAAACGAGCAACGCGGCGTCACCAGATGAATCTTATCAGCAGTACCAAGCTCAGCAGCCCAA GTACGAATATTTCGAAGGTTACATAAGTTAG
- the LOC123265343 gene encoding protein alan shepard isoform X7, whose product MSVRMENVAAPRKLNYKMMGTNGPRPTYAGANNGSAGNAGAGVGVGPTAGGHGLKSGAGGAPRGGNPVQYRASAGAWGATPSHAAAAAAYPPYTRYPTAAAQMPVGAQQLPPTANPYAATAYAQHASYGGQRVPTASSPANTSSSSSSATGSQSGTISTNLSNNAMQGQQPEQLSKTNLYIRGLNQNTTDKDLVNMCSQYGTITSTKAILDKNTNKCKGYGFVDFESPVAAEGAVKALVAKGIQAQMAKVGIWLHRRLASIEQQEQDPTNLYIANLPLNFKENDVEGLLAQHGQVISTRILRDTLGQSKGVGFARMESKEKCEQIIQMFNGKALQGAKDPLLVKFADGGNKKKPYKSSIWRETGDNITLNYDTSGVGQNGVPTAHMLPAATLAQYSRHYGQAVPGYTVPGTPWVTPYVLQTGPPHMQQVDMMPSADPSNPQYSMIPQLTTQMSTLHLGTGSYIAASPHPYPYSYPPSIIHTMPLGESEQTSNAASPDESYQQYQAQQPKYEYFEGYIS is encoded by the exons ATGTCCGTGAGAATGGAAAATGTCGCGGCGCCGAGAAAACTTAACTATAAGATGATG GGTACAAACGGACCTCGGCCAACATACGCAGGCGCGAACAACGGCAGCGCAGGGAATGCTGGAGCCGGTGTGGGCGTAGGACCAACTGCTGGAGGACacggactaaaaagtggtgcGGGAGGTGCTCCCCGCGGAGGTAATCCTGTGCAATACCGGGCAAGTGCCGGTGCTTGGGGTGCTACACCGTCCCACGCGGCTGCTGCCGCGGCGTATCCACCGTACACGAGGTACCCGACCGCGGCCGCGCAGATGCCGGTTGGAGCCCAACAACTACCGCCAACCGCGAATCCCTACGCTGCGACTGCTTACGCGCAACATGCTTCA tatggAGGACAAAGAGTGCCAACAGCATCTTCGCCAGCTAATACGAGTAGTAGCTCCAGCAGTGCAACTGGTAGTCAAAGTGGGACAATCAGTACAAACTTGAGTAATAACGCAATGCAAGGCCAACAACCGGAGCAGCTGTCTAAAACAAATTTGTACATCCGTGGTCTCAACCAAAACACAACTGACAAAGATCTTGTTAATATGTGTTCTCA ATACGGAACTATAACTTCTACAAAAGCGATCCTGgataaaaacacaaataaatgTAAAG GTTATGGCTTTGTAGACTTTGAATCACCGGTGGCGGCTGAGGGTGCTGTGAAAGCACTGGTCGCCAAGGGCATCCAAGCACAGATGGCGAAAGTGGGTATCTGGTTGCATCGTAGACTGGCCAGT ATTGAA CAACAGGAGCAGGACCCTACTAATCTTTATATTGCAAATTTACCACTAAACTTCAAGGAGAATGATGTTGAAGGACTGCTTGCACAACACGGACAAGTCATATCTACACGGATATTACGCGATACCCTTGGACAGAGTAAAGGAGTCGGTTTCGCTcg GATggaatcaaaagaaaaatgcGAACAAATAATCCAAATGTTCAATGGTAAAGCTTTACAAGGAGCAAAGGATCCGCTTTTGGTAAAATTCGCTGATGGTGGTAATAAAAAGAAACCGTACAAAAGTTCAATATGGCGAGAAACAGGAGAt aaTATAACACTAAATTACGACACGAGTGGAGTAGGTCAGAACGGAGTACCAACGGCACACATGCTTCCAGCAGCTACTCTCGCTCAATACAGTCGCCATTATGGACAAGCAGTGCCTGGTTATACTGTTCCAGGAACACCTTGGGTTACTCCTTACGTTTTACAAACCGGACCTCCACATATGCAACAGGTTGAC atgatGCCTTCAGCGGATCCTAGCAATCCACAATACAGCATGATTCCTCAACTAACCACTCAAATGTCAACACTACATCTTGGAACTGGCTCT tacATCGCAGCAAGCCCGCACCCGTATCCTTATTCTTACCCTCCCAGCATTATTCACACCATGCCTTTGGGTGAATCCGAGCAAACGAGCAACGCGGCGTCACCAGATGAATCTTATCAGCAGTACCAAGCTCAGCAGCCCAA GTACGAATATTTCGAAGGTTACATAAGTTAG
- the LOC123265343 gene encoding protein alan shepard isoform X12, producing MSVRMENVAAPRKLNYKMMGTNGPRPTYAGANNGSAGNAGAGVGVGPTAGGHGLKSGAGGAPRGGNPVQYRASAGAWGATPSHAAAAAAYPPYTRYPTAAAQMPVGAQQLPPTANPYAATAYAQHASYGGQRVPTASSPANTSSSSSSATGSQSGTISTNLSNNAMQGQQPEQLSKTNLYIRGLNQNTTDKDLVNMCSQYGTITSTKAILDKNTNKCKGYGFVDFESPVAAEGAVKALVAKGIQAQMAKQQEQDPTNLYIANLPLNFKENDVEGLLAQHGQVISTRILRDTLGQSKGVGFARMESKEKCEQIIQMFNGKALQGAKDPLLVKFADGGNKKKPYKSSIWRETGDNITLNYDTSGVGQNGVPTAHMLPAATLAQYSRHYGQAVPGYTVPGTPWVTPYVLQTGPPHMQQVDMMPSADPSNPQYSMIPQLTTQMSTLHLGTGSYIAASPHPYPYSYPPSIIHTMPLGESEQTSNAASPDESYQQYQAQQPKYEYFEGYIS from the exons ATGTCCGTGAGAATGGAAAATGTCGCGGCGCCGAGAAAACTTAACTATAAGATGATG GGTACAAACGGACCTCGGCCAACATACGCAGGCGCGAACAACGGCAGCGCAGGGAATGCTGGAGCCGGTGTGGGCGTAGGACCAACTGCTGGAGGACacggactaaaaagtggtgcGGGAGGTGCTCCCCGCGGAGGTAATCCTGTGCAATACCGGGCAAGTGCCGGTGCTTGGGGTGCTACACCGTCCCACGCGGCTGCTGCCGCGGCGTATCCACCGTACACGAGGTACCCGACCGCGGCCGCGCAGATGCCGGTTGGAGCCCAACAACTACCGCCAACCGCGAATCCCTACGCTGCGACTGCTTACGCGCAACATGCTTCA tatggAGGACAAAGAGTGCCAACAGCATCTTCGCCAGCTAATACGAGTAGTAGCTCCAGCAGTGCAACTGGTAGTCAAAGTGGGACAATCAGTACAAACTTGAGTAATAACGCAATGCAAGGCCAACAACCGGAGCAGCTGTCTAAAACAAATTTGTACATCCGTGGTCTCAACCAAAACACAACTGACAAAGATCTTGTTAATATGTGTTCTCA ATACGGAACTATAACTTCTACAAAAGCGATCCTGgataaaaacacaaataaatgTAAAG GTTATGGCTTTGTAGACTTTGAATCACCGGTGGCGGCTGAGGGTGCTGTGAAAGCACTGGTCGCCAAGGGCATCCAAGCACAGATGGCGAAA CAACAGGAGCAGGACCCTACTAATCTTTATATTGCAAATTTACCACTAAACTTCAAGGAGAATGATGTTGAAGGACTGCTTGCACAACACGGACAAGTCATATCTACACGGATATTACGCGATACCCTTGGACAGAGTAAAGGAGTCGGTTTCGCTcg GATggaatcaaaagaaaaatgcGAACAAATAATCCAAATGTTCAATGGTAAAGCTTTACAAGGAGCAAAGGATCCGCTTTTGGTAAAATTCGCTGATGGTGGTAATAAAAAGAAACCGTACAAAAGTTCAATATGGCGAGAAACAGGAGAt aaTATAACACTAAATTACGACACGAGTGGAGTAGGTCAGAACGGAGTACCAACGGCACACATGCTTCCAGCAGCTACTCTCGCTCAATACAGTCGCCATTATGGACAAGCAGTGCCTGGTTATACTGTTCCAGGAACACCTTGGGTTACTCCTTACGTTTTACAAACCGGACCTCCACATATGCAACAGGTTGAC atgatGCCTTCAGCGGATCCTAGCAATCCACAATACAGCATGATTCCTCAACTAACCACTCAAATGTCAACACTACATCTTGGAACTGGCTCT tacATCGCAGCAAGCCCGCACCCGTATCCTTATTCTTACCCTCCCAGCATTATTCACACCATGCCTTTGGGTGAATCCGAGCAAACGAGCAACGCGGCGTCACCAGATGAATCTTATCAGCAGTACCAAGCTCAGCAGCCCAA GTACGAATATTTCGAAGGTTACATAAGTTAG
- the LOC123265343 gene encoding protein alan shepard isoform X8 — MSVRMENVAAPRKLNYKMMGTNGPRPTYAGANNGSAGNAGAGVGVGPTAGGHGLKSGAGGAPRGGNPVQYRASAGAWGATPSHAAAAAAYPPYTRYPTAAAQMPVGAQQLPPTANPYAATAYAQHASYGGQRVPTASSPANTSSSSSSATGSQSGTISTNLSNNAMQGQQPEQLSKTNLYIRGLNQNTTDKDLVNMCSQYGTITSTKAILDKNTNKCKGYGFVDFESPVAAEGAVKALVAKGIQAQMAKVGIWLHRRLASQQEQDPTNLYIANLPLNFKENDVEGLLAQHGQVISTRILRDTLGQSKGVGFARMESKEKCEQIIQMFNGKALQGAKDPLLVKFADGGNKKKPYKSSIWRETGDNITLNYDTSGVGQNGVPTAHMLPAATLAQYSRHYGQAVPGYTVPGTPWVTPYVLQTGPPHMQQVDMMPSADPSNPQYSMIPQLTTQMSTLHLGTGSYIAASPHPYPYSYPPSIIHTMPLGESEQTSNAASPDESYQQYQAQQPKYEYFEGYIS; from the exons ATGTCCGTGAGAATGGAAAATGTCGCGGCGCCGAGAAAACTTAACTATAAGATGATG GGTACAAACGGACCTCGGCCAACATACGCAGGCGCGAACAACGGCAGCGCAGGGAATGCTGGAGCCGGTGTGGGCGTAGGACCAACTGCTGGAGGACacggactaaaaagtggtgcGGGAGGTGCTCCCCGCGGAGGTAATCCTGTGCAATACCGGGCAAGTGCCGGTGCTTGGGGTGCTACACCGTCCCACGCGGCTGCTGCCGCGGCGTATCCACCGTACACGAGGTACCCGACCGCGGCCGCGCAGATGCCGGTTGGAGCCCAACAACTACCGCCAACCGCGAATCCCTACGCTGCGACTGCTTACGCGCAACATGCTTCA tatggAGGACAAAGAGTGCCAACAGCATCTTCGCCAGCTAATACGAGTAGTAGCTCCAGCAGTGCAACTGGTAGTCAAAGTGGGACAATCAGTACAAACTTGAGTAATAACGCAATGCAAGGCCAACAACCGGAGCAGCTGTCTAAAACAAATTTGTACATCCGTGGTCTCAACCAAAACACAACTGACAAAGATCTTGTTAATATGTGTTCTCA ATACGGAACTATAACTTCTACAAAAGCGATCCTGgataaaaacacaaataaatgTAAAG GTTATGGCTTTGTAGACTTTGAATCACCGGTGGCGGCTGAGGGTGCTGTGAAAGCACTGGTCGCCAAGGGCATCCAAGCACAGATGGCGAAAGTGGGTATCTGGTTGCATCGTAGACTGGCCAGT CAACAGGAGCAGGACCCTACTAATCTTTATATTGCAAATTTACCACTAAACTTCAAGGAGAATGATGTTGAAGGACTGCTTGCACAACACGGACAAGTCATATCTACACGGATATTACGCGATACCCTTGGACAGAGTAAAGGAGTCGGTTTCGCTcg GATggaatcaaaagaaaaatgcGAACAAATAATCCAAATGTTCAATGGTAAAGCTTTACAAGGAGCAAAGGATCCGCTTTTGGTAAAATTCGCTGATGGTGGTAATAAAAAGAAACCGTACAAAAGTTCAATATGGCGAGAAACAGGAGAt aaTATAACACTAAATTACGACACGAGTGGAGTAGGTCAGAACGGAGTACCAACGGCACACATGCTTCCAGCAGCTACTCTCGCTCAATACAGTCGCCATTATGGACAAGCAGTGCCTGGTTATACTGTTCCAGGAACACCTTGGGTTACTCCTTACGTTTTACAAACCGGACCTCCACATATGCAACAGGTTGAC atgatGCCTTCAGCGGATCCTAGCAATCCACAATACAGCATGATTCCTCAACTAACCACTCAAATGTCAACACTACATCTTGGAACTGGCTCT tacATCGCAGCAAGCCCGCACCCGTATCCTTATTCTTACCCTCCCAGCATTATTCACACCATGCCTTTGGGTGAATCCGAGCAAACGAGCAACGCGGCGTCACCAGATGAATCTTATCAGCAGTACCAAGCTCAGCAGCCCAA GTACGAATATTTCGAAGGTTACATAAGTTAG
- the LOC123265343 gene encoding protein alan shepard isoform X6 has product MSVRMENVAAPRKLNYKMMGTNGPRPTYAGANNGSAGNAGAGVGVGPTAGGHGLKSGAGGAPRGGNPVQYRASAGAWGATPSHAAAAAAYPPYTRYPTAAAQMPVGAQQLPPTANPYAATAYAQHASYGGQRVPTASSPANTSSSSSSATGSQSGTISTNLSNNAMQGQQPEQLSKTNLYIRGLNQNTTDKDLVNMCSQYGTITSTKAILDKNTNKCKGYGFVDFESPVAAEGAVKALVAKGIQAQMAKVGIWLHRRLASVRWLCMQIEVNCRKQQEQDPTNLYIANLPLNFKENDVEGLLAQHGQVISTRILRDTLGQSKGVGFARMESKEKCEQIIQMFNGKALQGAKDPLLVKFADGGNKKKPYKSSIWRETGDNITLNYDTSGVGQNGVPTAHMLPAATLAQYSRHYGQAVPGYTVPGTPWVTPYVLQTGPPHMQQVDMMPSADPSNPQYSMIPQLTTQMSTLHLGTGSYIAASPHPYPYSYPPSIIHTMPLGESEQTSNAASPDESYQQYQAQQPK; this is encoded by the exons ATGTCCGTGAGAATGGAAAATGTCGCGGCGCCGAGAAAACTTAACTATAAGATGATG GGTACAAACGGACCTCGGCCAACATACGCAGGCGCGAACAACGGCAGCGCAGGGAATGCTGGAGCCGGTGTGGGCGTAGGACCAACTGCTGGAGGACacggactaaaaagtggtgcGGGAGGTGCTCCCCGCGGAGGTAATCCTGTGCAATACCGGGCAAGTGCCGGTGCTTGGGGTGCTACACCGTCCCACGCGGCTGCTGCCGCGGCGTATCCACCGTACACGAGGTACCCGACCGCGGCCGCGCAGATGCCGGTTGGAGCCCAACAACTACCGCCAACCGCGAATCCCTACGCTGCGACTGCTTACGCGCAACATGCTTCA tatggAGGACAAAGAGTGCCAACAGCATCTTCGCCAGCTAATACGAGTAGTAGCTCCAGCAGTGCAACTGGTAGTCAAAGTGGGACAATCAGTACAAACTTGAGTAATAACGCAATGCAAGGCCAACAACCGGAGCAGCTGTCTAAAACAAATTTGTACATCCGTGGTCTCAACCAAAACACAACTGACAAAGATCTTGTTAATATGTGTTCTCA ATACGGAACTATAACTTCTACAAAAGCGATCCTGgataaaaacacaaataaatgTAAAG GTTATGGCTTTGTAGACTTTGAATCACCGGTGGCGGCTGAGGGTGCTGTGAAAGCACTGGTCGCCAAGGGCATCCAAGCACAGATGGCGAAAGTGGGTATCTGGTTGCATCGTAGACTGGCCAGTGTACGTTGGTTGTGCATGCAA ATTGAAGTAAATTGTCGTAAA CAACAGGAGCAGGACCCTACTAATCTTTATATTGCAAATTTACCACTAAACTTCAAGGAGAATGATGTTGAAGGACTGCTTGCACAACACGGACAAGTCATATCTACACGGATATTACGCGATACCCTTGGACAGAGTAAAGGAGTCGGTTTCGCTcg GATggaatcaaaagaaaaatgcGAACAAATAATCCAAATGTTCAATGGTAAAGCTTTACAAGGAGCAAAGGATCCGCTTTTGGTAAAATTCGCTGATGGTGGTAATAAAAAGAAACCGTACAAAAGTTCAATATGGCGAGAAACAGGAGAt aaTATAACACTAAATTACGACACGAGTGGAGTAGGTCAGAACGGAGTACCAACGGCACACATGCTTCCAGCAGCTACTCTCGCTCAATACAGTCGCCATTATGGACAAGCAGTGCCTGGTTATACTGTTCCAGGAACACCTTGGGTTACTCCTTACGTTTTACAAACCGGACCTCCACATATGCAACAGGTTGAC atgatGCCTTCAGCGGATCCTAGCAATCCACAATACAGCATGATTCCTCAACTAACCACTCAAATGTCAACACTACATCTTGGAACTGGCTCT tacATCGCAGCAAGCCCGCACCCGTATCCTTATTCTTACCCTCCCAGCATTATTCACACCATGCCTTTGGGTGAATCCGAGCAAACGAGCAACGCGGCGTCACCAGATGAATCTTATCAGCAGTACCAAGCTCAGCAGCCCAAGTAG
- the LOC123265343 gene encoding protein alan shepard isoform X9, which translates to MSVRMENVAAPRKLNYKMMGTNGPRPTYAGANNGSAGNAGAGVGVGPTAGGHGLKSGAGGAPRGGNPVQYRASAGAWGATPSHAAAAAAYPPYTRYPTAAAQMPVGAQQLPPTANPYAATAYAQHASYGGQRVPTASSPANTSSSSSSATGSQSGTISTNLSNNAMQGQQPEQLSKTNLYIRGLNQNTTDKDLVNMCSQYGTITSTKAILDKNTNKCKGYGFVDFESPVAAEGAVKALVAKGIQAQMAKVGIWLHRRLASVRWLCMQQQEQDPTNLYIANLPLNFKENDVEGLLAQHGQVISTRILRDTLGQSKGVGFARMESKEKCEQIIQMFNGKALQGAKDPLLVKFADGGNKKKPYKSSIWRETGDNITLNYDTSGVGQNGVPTAHMLPAATLAQYSRHYGQAVPGYTVPGTPWVTPYVLQTGPPHMQQVDMMPSADPSNPQYSMIPQLTTQMSTLHLGTGSYIAASPHPYPYSYPPSIIHTMPLGESEQTSNAASPDESYQQYQAQQPK; encoded by the exons ATGTCCGTGAGAATGGAAAATGTCGCGGCGCCGAGAAAACTTAACTATAAGATGATG GGTACAAACGGACCTCGGCCAACATACGCAGGCGCGAACAACGGCAGCGCAGGGAATGCTGGAGCCGGTGTGGGCGTAGGACCAACTGCTGGAGGACacggactaaaaagtggtgcGGGAGGTGCTCCCCGCGGAGGTAATCCTGTGCAATACCGGGCAAGTGCCGGTGCTTGGGGTGCTACACCGTCCCACGCGGCTGCTGCCGCGGCGTATCCACCGTACACGAGGTACCCGACCGCGGCCGCGCAGATGCCGGTTGGAGCCCAACAACTACCGCCAACCGCGAATCCCTACGCTGCGACTGCTTACGCGCAACATGCTTCA tatggAGGACAAAGAGTGCCAACAGCATCTTCGCCAGCTAATACGAGTAGTAGCTCCAGCAGTGCAACTGGTAGTCAAAGTGGGACAATCAGTACAAACTTGAGTAATAACGCAATGCAAGGCCAACAACCGGAGCAGCTGTCTAAAACAAATTTGTACATCCGTGGTCTCAACCAAAACACAACTGACAAAGATCTTGTTAATATGTGTTCTCA ATACGGAACTATAACTTCTACAAAAGCGATCCTGgataaaaacacaaataaatgTAAAG GTTATGGCTTTGTAGACTTTGAATCACCGGTGGCGGCTGAGGGTGCTGTGAAAGCACTGGTCGCCAAGGGCATCCAAGCACAGATGGCGAAAGTGGGTATCTGGTTGCATCGTAGACTGGCCAGTGTACGTTGGTTGTGCATGCAA CAACAGGAGCAGGACCCTACTAATCTTTATATTGCAAATTTACCACTAAACTTCAAGGAGAATGATGTTGAAGGACTGCTTGCACAACACGGACAAGTCATATCTACACGGATATTACGCGATACCCTTGGACAGAGTAAAGGAGTCGGTTTCGCTcg GATggaatcaaaagaaaaatgcGAACAAATAATCCAAATGTTCAATGGTAAAGCTTTACAAGGAGCAAAGGATCCGCTTTTGGTAAAATTCGCTGATGGTGGTAATAAAAAGAAACCGTACAAAAGTTCAATATGGCGAGAAACAGGAGAt aaTATAACACTAAATTACGACACGAGTGGAGTAGGTCAGAACGGAGTACCAACGGCACACATGCTTCCAGCAGCTACTCTCGCTCAATACAGTCGCCATTATGGACAAGCAGTGCCTGGTTATACTGTTCCAGGAACACCTTGGGTTACTCCTTACGTTTTACAAACCGGACCTCCACATATGCAACAGGTTGAC atgatGCCTTCAGCGGATCCTAGCAATCCACAATACAGCATGATTCCTCAACTAACCACTCAAATGTCAACACTACATCTTGGAACTGGCTCT tacATCGCAGCAAGCCCGCACCCGTATCCTTATTCTTACCCTCCCAGCATTATTCACACCATGCCTTTGGGTGAATCCGAGCAAACGAGCAACGCGGCGTCACCAGATGAATCTTATCAGCAGTACCAAGCTCAGCAGCCCAAGTAG